One region of Eleutherodactylus coqui strain aEleCoq1 chromosome 5, aEleCoq1.hap1, whole genome shotgun sequence genomic DNA includes:
- the LOC136628867 gene encoding olfactory receptor 6B1-like, producing MENKTEITEFFLRGFPSVVELQIILFIFFLLIYALTISENIIIITIIQLHTKLQKPMYFFLSNLAFLEICYVSVTIPNLLVNVLTDRKTISFIGCMTQLFFFISLMCTECVLLAVMAFDRYVAVCHPLHYVTIMSHELCVQLAFSSWMSGFTVTIIKVYFISKLSFCGPNDINHFFCDISPVLNLACIDMSLAELVDFILALVILLIPLLVTVVSYIFIIYTILNISSIDGRKKAFSTCASHLIVVTIFFSTTLFIYARPKKAKSVDANKLISLFYAVFTPMINPFIYCLRNKEIWDLLAKYFSKTNFPDLFSMCNIK from the coding sequence ATGGAGAATAAAACCGAGATCACCGAATTTTTCCTCCGTGGATTTCCTTCTGTAGTTGAACTGCAGATaattctttttatattttttttacttatttatgcccTGACCATATCtgaaaacattattattattaccatcaTACAACTTCATACCAAACTCCAAAAGCCTATGTATTTCTTCCTTAGCAACCTGGCCTTTCTTGAGATCTGTTATGTCTCAGTCACCATTCCCAATTTATTGGTAAATGTTCTGACAGACCGGAAAACCATCTCTTTTATTGGTTGTATGACACAGCTCTTCTTCTTCATTTCTCTCATGTGCACAGAATGTGTTCTCTTAGCAGTAATGGCATTTGACCGCTACGTTGCTGTTTGTCACCCATTACATTACGTGACAATTATGAGCCATGAGCTCTGTGTTCAGCTGGCTTTTTCTTCATGGATGTCAGGATTTACAGTTACCATTATAAAGGTatattttatatccaagctatcATTTTGTGGTCCAAATGACATCAACCATTTCTTCTGTGACATCTCTCCAGTCCTTAATCTTGCATGTATAGATATGTCATTAGCAGAGTTGGTGGACTTCATCTTAGCTCTGGTTATTCTTCTTATCCCATTATTAGTGACTGTTGTTTCATATATCTTTATCATTTACACAATTTTAAATATATCATCAATTGATGGAAGAAAGAAGGCATTTTCCACATGTGCCTCTCATCTCATAGTGGTCACCATATTCTTTTCCACTACACTTTTTATATATGCACGGCCAAAAAAAGCCAAGTCAGTGGATGCGAATAAGCTGATATCTCTgttttatgcagtttttactCCTATGATTAATCCTTTTATTTACTGTCTCCGAAACAAAGAAATATGGGACCTGTTAGCaaaatatttcagcaagacaaattTCCCAGACCTCTTTTCTATGTGTAATATTAAGTAG
- the LOC136628868 gene encoding olfactory receptor 6B1-like, whose product MRSENITQITDFILIGFPTSPGLQFVLFTVFLIIYILTVIENVAIIVTITINSKLHKPMYYLLCSLSLLETFYITVTEPTLLNSFLTETNKIPFAACMAQLYIFISLASTEFALLAVMAFDRYVAICLPLRYTVIMNNYVCFQLAIGSWVTGFSISTVKAAYICRLHFCGPNIINHFFCDISPLLNLACGDITFLELMDFILAMVIIIIPLVVIIVTYICIIRAVLIMSSKQGRQKAFSTCASHLIVVIIFYTTTLFIYARPRKAGPLDRNKLVTILYTVLTPLLNPVIYCLRNREVQQALKKLLTPSTG is encoded by the coding sequence ATCACTGATTTCATCCTGATTGGATTTCCAACCTCTCCAGGGCTCCAGTTTGTACTGTTTACtgtcttccttataatttatattCTAACTGTAATAGAAAATGTGGCCATCATTGTGACCATCACCATTAATTCAAAGCTGCACAAACCCATGTATTACCTTCTCTGCAGTTTATCTCTATTAGAAACCTTTTACATTACAGTAACTGAACCCACCCTACTCAACAGTTTCTTAACTGAAACCAATAAGATCCCTTTCGCAGCCTGTATGGCTCAATTGTACATCTTTATTTCCTTGGCCAGCACTGAATTTGCTCTCTTGGCTGTCATGGCATTCGACAGGTATGTAGCAATATGTCTACCTTTGCGGTACACAGTCATTATGAACAACTATGTTTGCTTCCAGTTAGCTATTGGTTCCTGGGTGACAGGATTTTCCATTTCCACAGTGAAAGCCGCCTATATTTGTAGATTACACTTCTGTGGGCCCAACATTATCAACCATTTCTTTTGTGACATTTCTCCTTTACTAAACTTGGCTTGTGGAGACATAACTTTCTTAGAGCTGATGGATTTCATCTTAGCCATGGTTATTATCATAATTCCTCTAGTAGTGATAATTGTCACCTATATTTGTATAATCAGGGCAGTTCTAATTATGTCAAGCAAACAAGGACGTCAAAAAGCCTTCTCTACCTGTGCTTCTCATTTAATTGTAGTCATTATATTTTATACAACAACATTGTTCATCTATGCCAGACCAAGAAAAGCTGGCCCATTGGATAGGAATAAATTAGTTACTATTTTATACACAGTTTTGACTCCACTTCTAAACCCGGTGATCTACTGTCTGAGAAATCGTGAAGTTCAACAAGCACTAAAGAAATTACTGACTCCTTCCACAGGTTGA